In the Shewanella sp. OMA3-2 genome, one interval contains:
- the leuB gene encoding 3-isopropylmalate dehydrogenase — translation MSYQVAVLSGDGIGPEVMAEARKVLAEVEARFNLDIKYTEYDVGGIAIDNHGSPLPDATLKGCEAADAILFGSVGGPKWEKLPPNDQPERGALLPLRGHFELFCNLRPAKLHDGLEHMSPLRSDISARGFDVLCVRELTGGIYFGKPKGRQGEGDDEEAFDTMRYSRREISRIARIAFEAARGRKNKVTSVDKANVLACSVLWRQVVEEVALDFPDVELEHIYIDNATMQLLRRPNEFDVMLCSNLFGDIISDEIAMLTGSMGLLSSASMNSTGFGLFEPAGGSAPDIAGKGIANPVAQILSAALMLRHSFKEEAAATAIERAVSKALSAGYLTGELLTADQRSQAKSTKQMGDFIANAIKEGI, via the coding sequence ATGAGTTATCAAGTAGCAGTATTGTCGGGTGATGGTATCGGTCCTGAAGTGATGGCTGAAGCACGTAAAGTGCTCGCCGAAGTAGAAGCACGTTTTAACCTCGATATTAAATACACCGAATATGATGTAGGCGGCATTGCGATTGATAATCATGGCAGCCCATTACCCGACGCCACATTAAAAGGCTGTGAAGCAGCAGATGCGATTTTATTTGGTAGCGTTGGTGGCCCAAAGTGGGAGAAACTACCCCCTAACGACCAACCAGAACGCGGTGCATTATTACCTCTTCGTGGTCACTTTGAATTGTTTTGTAATCTACGCCCAGCAAAATTACACGATGGTTTAGAGCATATGTCACCGCTGCGTAGCGACATCTCAGCCCGCGGTTTTGATGTATTGTGTGTACGTGAGTTAACCGGTGGTATTTACTTTGGTAAGCCAAAAGGACGCCAAGGAGAAGGCGACGACGAAGAAGCTTTTGATACCATGCGTTATAGCCGCCGTGAAATTAGCCGCATTGCCCGTATTGCGTTTGAAGCGGCGCGCGGTCGTAAAAATAAAGTGACTTCAGTCGATAAAGCCAACGTGCTAGCGTGCTCAGTATTATGGCGCCAAGTGGTAGAAGAAGTCGCGCTAGATTTCCCTGATGTTGAGCTTGAACATATCTATATTGATAATGCGACTATGCAATTACTGCGTCGTCCTAATGAGTTTGACGTGATGTTATGCTCAAACCTATTTGGTGACATTATCTCTGATGAAATCGCCATGTTAACCGGTTCTATGGGTTTATTATCATCGGCCAGTATGAATAGTACAGGCTTTGGTTTATTTGAACCCGCAGGTGGCAGCGCGCCTGATATTGCAGGAAAAGGCATTGCTAATCCAGTTGCCCAAATTTTATCGGCCGCATTAATGTTACGTCACAGCTTTAAAGAAGAAGCCGCTGCAACCGCCATTGAGCGTGCAGTAAGCAAAGCATTATCAGCGGGTTATTTAACCGGCGAATTATTAACAGCAGATCAGCGCAGCCAAGCCAAATCGACCAAGCAAATGGGCGATTTCATCGCTAATGCTATTAAGGAAGGTATCTAA